In one Oreochromis aureus strain Israel breed Guangdong linkage group 2, ZZ_aureus, whole genome shotgun sequence genomic region, the following are encoded:
- the LOC116324522 gene encoding melanin-concentrating hormone receptor 2 gives MNDTGILCKNNQTDSFADQSCQNSTPSPYSQIDITTFMHIFPSIYGILCSVGVVANGLVIYAVAACKKKMVSDIYVLNLAIADMLFLLVMPFNIHQLVRDRQWVFGNFMCKAVVVVDVSNQFTTVGIVTVLCIDRYIAIVHPTSEKRTVQWTIIINMLVWLGSFLLTVPVMMYAKVVSRQHLEVCMMYLDGPEDMYWYTLYQSILGFIIPLIIISTFYSLTLYHVFSSIRRVKRKQSVWAKRATKMVLMVIALFLICWSPYHVIQVINLSNNKPTVAFVYAYNISICLSYSHSCINPLMLLIFAQNYRERLCRKNALHSSQHSSKVTVVKTDGSSTTNDPNYRCTVI, from the exons ATGAATGACACTGGCATATTGtgcaaaaacaaccaaacagacAGCTTCGCCGATCAGTCATGTCAGAACTCAACTCCCTCGCCTTACAGTCAGATCGACATCACCACTTTCATGCACATATTCCCTTCCATCTATGGCATCCTGTGCTCAGTTGGAGTTGTTGCCAACGGGCTGGTTATCTACGCGGTGGCAGCGTGCAAGAAGAAAATGGTATCAGACATCTACGTGCTTAACCTGGCAATAGCAGACATGCTCTTCTTGCTTGTGATGCCCTTCAACATTCACCAGCTGGTCAGAGACAGGCAGTGGGTTTTCGGAAACTTCATGTGCAAAGCGGTCGTTGTGGTGGATGTCAGCAACCAGTTCACCACAGTGGGGATTGTCACTGTGTTGTGCATTGATCG GTACATAGCTATTGTCCATCCCACCTCAGAAAAGAGGACTGTGCAGTGGACCATCATCATCAATATGCTGGTGTGGCTGGGcagcttcctcctcaccgttcCCGTCATGATGTACGCCAAGGTTGTGAGCAGGCAGCATTTGGAGGTGTGTATGATGTACCTGGACGGGCCTGAAGATATGTACTGGTACACTCTCTATCAGTCTATCCTGGGCTTCATCATCcccctcatcatcatcagcacCTTCTACTCGCTCACCCTCTACCACGTGTTCAGCTCCATACGTCGGGTCAAGCGTAAGCAGTCTGTTTGGGCTAAAAGAGCCACTAAGATGGTCCTCATGGTCATCGCCCTGTTCCTGATCTGCTGGTCGCCCTACCACGTCATCCAGGTGATCAACCTGAGCAACAACAAGCCAACCGTCGCTTTCGTCTATGCCTACAACATCAGCATCTGCCTCAGCTACTCTCACAGCTGCATCAATCCACTCATGTTGCTCATCTTCGCCCAGAATTACCGTGAGCGTCTGTGCCGAAAGAACGCGCTGCACAGCTCCCAGCACTCCTCCAAGGTGACGGTGGTCAAAACAGATGGCTCCAGCACGACAAACGACCCCAACTACCGCTGCACAGTcatctaa